Proteins found in one Streptomyces sp. NBC_00461 genomic segment:
- the alaS gene encoding alanine--tRNA ligase — MESAEIRRRWLSFFEERGHTVVPSASLIADDPTLLLVPAGMVPFKPYFLGEVKPPFPRATSVQKCVRTPDIEEVGKTTRHGTFFQMCGNFSFGDYFKEGAIKYAWELLTSPQDKGGYGLEPEKLWITVYKDDDEAERIWHDVVGVPKERIQRLGMKDNYWSMGVPGPCGPCSEINYDRGPEFGVEGGPAVNDERYVEIWNLVFMQYERGEGIGKDNFEILGELPSKNIDTGLGLERLAMILQGVQNMYEIDTSMAVINKATELTGVAYGDAHGSDVSLRVVTDHMRTSVMLIGDGVTPGNEGRGYVLRRIMRRAIRNMRLLGATGPVVKDLIEVVIGMMGQQYPELVTDRERIEKVALAEENAFLKTLKAGTNILDTAVTETKASGSGVLPGDKAFLLHDTWGFPIDLTLEMAAEQGLSVDEDGFRRLMKEQRERAKADAQAKKTGHAGTGAYREIADKAGETDFIGYTDTDTESTIVGILVDGASSPAATEGDEVEIVLDRTPFYAEGGGQIGDTGRIKVDTGAVIEIRDCQKPVPGVYVHKGVVQVGEVTVGAKAQASIDQRRRKAIARAHSATHLTHQALRDALGPTAAQAGSENQPGRFRFDFGSPSAVPTAVMSDVEQKINEVLARDLDVRADVMGIDEAKKQGAIAEFGEKYGERVRVVTIGDFSKELCGGTHVHNTAQLGLVKLLGESSIGSGVRRIEALVGVDAYNFLAREHTVVNQLTELLKGRSEELPEKVSAMLGKLKDAEKEIEKFRAEKVLQAAAGLVESAKDIRGIAVVTGQVPDGTTPDDLRKLVLDVRGRIQGGRPAVVALFTVNNGKPLTVIATNDAARERGLKAGDLVRTAAKTLGGGGGGKPDVAQGGGQNPAAIGDAVDAVERLVTETAK, encoded by the coding sequence ATGGAGTCGGCCGAGATTCGCCGCCGCTGGCTGAGCTTCTTCGAGGAGCGCGGGCACACCGTCGTCCCTTCGGCGTCGCTCATCGCGGACGACCCGACTCTGCTCCTGGTCCCCGCCGGCATGGTGCCCTTCAAGCCCTACTTCCTGGGTGAGGTCAAGCCGCCCTTCCCGCGCGCCACCAGCGTGCAGAAGTGCGTGCGCACGCCCGACATCGAAGAGGTCGGCAAGACCACCCGGCACGGCACCTTCTTCCAGATGTGCGGCAACTTCTCCTTCGGCGACTACTTCAAGGAAGGCGCCATCAAGTACGCCTGGGAGCTGCTCACCAGCCCCCAGGACAAGGGTGGTTACGGCCTGGAGCCGGAGAAGCTCTGGATCACGGTCTACAAGGACGACGACGAGGCCGAGCGCATCTGGCACGACGTCGTCGGCGTGCCGAAGGAGCGCATCCAGCGCCTCGGCATGAAGGACAACTACTGGTCCATGGGCGTCCCCGGCCCCTGCGGCCCCTGTTCCGAGATCAACTACGACCGCGGCCCCGAGTTCGGCGTCGAGGGCGGCCCGGCCGTCAACGACGAGCGGTACGTGGAGATCTGGAACCTCGTCTTCATGCAGTACGAGCGCGGCGAGGGCATCGGCAAGGACAACTTCGAGATCCTCGGCGAGCTCCCGAGCAAGAACATCGACACGGGCCTCGGCCTGGAGCGCCTCGCCATGATTCTGCAGGGCGTGCAGAACATGTACGAGATCGACACCTCCATGGCCGTCATCAACAAGGCCACTGAGCTGACCGGCGTTGCCTACGGCGACGCGCACGGCTCGGACGTCTCCCTGCGCGTGGTCACCGACCACATGCGTACCTCGGTGATGCTCATCGGCGACGGTGTGACGCCGGGCAACGAGGGCCGCGGCTACGTGCTGCGCCGCATCATGCGCCGCGCCATCCGCAACATGCGCCTGCTCGGCGCCACCGGCCCGGTCGTCAAGGACCTGATCGAGGTCGTCATCGGCATGATGGGCCAGCAGTACCCCGAGCTGGTCACCGACCGCGAGCGCATCGAGAAGGTCGCCCTCGCCGAGGAGAACGCCTTCCTCAAGACGCTGAAGGCCGGCACCAACATCCTCGACACCGCGGTGACCGAGACCAAGGCGTCCGGCTCCGGGGTCCTGCCCGGCGACAAGGCGTTCCTGCTCCACGACACCTGGGGCTTCCCGATCGACCTCACCCTGGAGATGGCCGCGGAGCAGGGCCTCTCGGTGGACGAGGACGGCTTCCGGCGGCTGATGAAGGAGCAGCGGGAGCGCGCGAAGGCCGACGCCCAGGCCAAGAAGACCGGCCACGCCGGCACCGGCGCCTACCGCGAGATCGCCGACAAGGCCGGCGAGACGGACTTCATCGGCTACACCGACACCGACACCGAGTCGACGATCGTCGGCATCCTGGTCGACGGCGCCTCCTCCCCGGCCGCCACCGAGGGCGACGAGGTCGAGATCGTCCTCGACCGCACCCCGTTCTACGCCGAGGGCGGCGGCCAGATCGGCGACACCGGCCGCATCAAGGTCGACACCGGTGCCGTCATCGAGATCCGTGACTGCCAGAAGCCGGTCCCCGGGGTGTACGTCCACAAGGGCGTCGTCCAGGTCGGCGAGGTCACGGTCGGCGCGAAGGCCCAGGCCTCCATCGACCAGCGCCGCCGCAAGGCCATCGCCCGCGCCCACTCCGCCACGCACCTCACCCACCAGGCCCTGCGCGACGCCCTCGGCCCGACGGCCGCGCAGGCCGGTTCCGAGAACCAGCCCGGCCGCTTCCGCTTCGACTTCGGCTCCCCGTCCGCCGTTCCCACGGCCGTGATGAGCGACGTCGAGCAGAAGATCAACGAGGTGCTCGCCCGCGACCTCGACGTCCGCGCCGACGTCATGGGCATCGACGAGGCCAAGAAGCAGGGCGCCATCGCCGAGTTCGGTGAGAAGTACGGCGAGCGGGTCCGCGTCGTGACCATCGGCGACTTCTCCAAGGAGCTGTGCGGCGGCACGCACGTGCACAACACCGCCCAGCTGGGCCTGGTGAAGCTGCTCGGCGAATCGTCGATCGGCTCGGGTGTCCGCCGTATCGAAGCCCTCGTCGGTGTCGACGCCTACAACTTCCTCGCCCGCGAGCACACGGTCGTCAACCAGCTGACCGAACTGCTCAAGGGCCGCTCGGAGGAACTCCCCGAGAAGGTCTCCGCCATGCTCGGCAAGCTGAAGGACGCCGAGAAGGAGATCGAGAAGTTCCGCGCCGAGAAGGTGCTCCAGGCCGCCGCCGGTCTGGTCGAGTCCGCCAAGGACATTCGTGGCATCGCCGTCGTCACCGGCCAGGTCCCGGACGGTACGACCCCCGACGACCTGCGCAAGCTGGTCCTCGACGTGCGCGGCCGCATCCAGGGCGGACGGCCCGCGGTCGTGGCCCTGTTCACGGTCAACAACGGCAAGCCCCTCACCGTCATCGCCACCAACGACGCCGCCCGTGAGCGCGGTCTCAAGGCCGGCGACCTGGTCCGTACGGCGGCCAAGACCCTCGGCGGCGGCGGTGGCGGCAAGCCGGACGTCGCCCAGGGCGGCGGCCAGAACCCGGCAGCGATCGGCGACGCCGTGGACGCGGTCGAGCGTCTTGTGACCGAGACGGCGAAGTAG